The following proteins are encoded in a genomic region of Melopsittacus undulatus isolate bMelUnd1 chromosome 8, bMelUnd1.mat.Z, whole genome shotgun sequence:
- the LOC101878838 gene encoding transmembrane protein 180 encodes MKFVWGIHPNALAYSMTTLGAGMMNSIFNFYYVKLFLNQYKISEAAFHQAQVVFMIWNAINDPLFGYIQDNSTFTCCSRRQFSILYGAPLYALAFLLPWFPWKHYEEGDWQSGLHLIIALCAFDGLLTFVLLAQCALFAEISTRHESRLQLIKYNQVATLLGSTSVLFCGLISHNMENFAYFQAFAVLVAALATACMCYTGKYSTSQYEQREICMENANLENGDRTLSWSSVISLTKQIMTEKNFLLFVVMNFFQVFHLAFCNNFMMIFADNLIPKDVLSSSLRSIMYGAGFICPQCLVLLSHASLKKFGYYRIILFSFYFEGVAAAVMFILGSEHYYLLAFYLMTNMVIVQASFSLFNLPLADIVDADLIKHKRRSPLSSMVFGTNALFTKPAQSLAPMLVVTILNQFGYENLNNEVAQPDPSLFLGLHDAMFYLICLVPLCIAVIQILAWAPFSIQNSHVTAVR; translated from the exons ATGAAGTTTGTTTGGGGAATTCATCCTAATGCGCTGGCGTATTCCATGACTACATTAGGTGCTGGAATGATGAACAGTATCTTTAACTTCTACTATGTTAAGCTTTTCCTAAACCAATACAagatttcagaagcagcatttcatcAAGCACAG GTTGTATTTATGATATGGAATGCCATTAATGATCCTCTTTTTGGGTACATTCAAGATAACTCCACATTCACATGCTGCTCAAGACGCCAGTTCTCAATCTTATATGGAGCTCCTTTGTATGCATTAGCCTTTTTGCTTCCTTGGTTTCCTTGGAAACATTATGAAGAAGGGGACTGGCAAAGTGGTCTTCACCTCATCATTGCGTTATGTGCTTTTGATGGCTTGCTGACGTTTGTGCTTCTAGCGCAGTGTGCGCTCTTTGCAGAGATTTCAACACGACATGAAAGTAGGCTTCAGCTTATTAAATACAACCAAGTAGCAACATTACTTGGCTCCACAAGCGTTCTCTTTTGTGGTCTCATATCACATAATATGGaaaattttgcctattttcaGGCTTTCGCTGTTTTGGTTGCAGCATTAGCAACAGCCTGTATGTGTTACACAGGCAAATATAGTACTAGTCAGTATGAGCAGAGAGAAATCTGTATGGAGAATGCTAATCTGGAAAATGGTGATAGAACTCTCTCCTGGTCCTCAGTAATTTCATTGACCAAACAGATAATGACAGAGAAAAACTTCCTGCTTTTTGTAGTGATGAACTTCTTCCAAGTTTTCCACCTAGCCTTCTGCAACAATTTTATGATGATCTTTGCAGATAATCTTATTCCTAAGGATGTCCTTTCTTCCTCATTAAGAAGCATCATGTATGGAGCAGGCTTTATTTGTCCTCAG TGCCTTGTTCTTCTCAGTCATGCTTCACTGAAGAAGTTTGGTTATTACAGAAtcatcttgttttccttctacttTGAAGGAGTAGCTGCTGCTGTCATGTTTATTCTAGGGTCAGAACACTATTATCTGTTGGCATTTTATCTCATGACAAACAT GGTAATTGTGCAAGCTTCCTTTAGTTTGTTCAATTTGCCTTTGGCAGATATTGTTGATGCAGATTTAATAAAGCACAAGCGGAG ATCACCACTTTCCTCTATGGTTTTTGGCACCAATGCTTTATTTACGAAGCCTGCCCAATCTTTGGCTCCAATGCTTGTGGTTACAATACTAAATCAATTTGGATATGAGAACCTGAATAATGAAGTTGCTCAACCTGATCCAAG CTTGTTTTTAGGTCTTCATGATGCCATGTTCTATTTGATCTGTCTGGTTCCACTCTGCATTGCAGTCATCCAGATCCTGGCGTGGGCTCCCTTTTCAATCCAGAACAGTCATGTAACAGCTGTACGCTAA